The genome window AATTTTTACAAATATTGACGTCAAAAAATTATCGTCAATTGAAATCCAACTTTTCATCAAATTATCGTCAGTGATTGTGTGTCGTGAGATTTTATGGTATCAGCGAGTGTCTGATAAACATTGGGTTCATCGAACTTTCGCATTGCACGACCGGCTGTGAGTACGTGGGAACTGAATTGTTTACATTGAAAGTTAGCACACATCGTGGTCAGCGTCGCCATGGGAAAGAGAAATCAGAGAGGCAGAGGATCTAGAAATCAGAGAGGTAGAGGATCTAGAGGTGGTCGTGGGGGAGCTAATAGAGAAGTACAGACAGGAAGAGTGCAAGCTCCGACAGGAGAAAGGCAAACTAGGGCCCAGGCGAGAGCAATCAATCAATTGGTTCAGGATAATGGACAGGAAAATGTGGTAGAAATACAGCAGGGCGCCGGACAACAACCAGAACCAATTCCAGTACAAGAACGACCAGCGATGGTGCCTGTAGATGCGCAGCAAGTACCGGTACAACGACCCATGCCAATACCCGTTGTAGAACAGCCAAGACTAATGGCGGACCAATTATTAGCAGGTAATTTTGATCAGTCATTGCCAGTAATAGGCCATGTCAATACCGTGAATACGGACAATAGGCCATTGATTAATAATAGGCAAAATATCgacgggccaatcaataatgtCAATAGTAGCAATGCTTTTGGTACAATCAATCAAGCAAGGCAGAATGTTCAAGAGGGGCCAATCAATAACGCCACTTTACTCAATAATGGTAGCGCTTATGGTACAATTAATCAACCAATGCAAAATGTTATGGCTAATTCTAGTATTGCTACTTCAGCAGTAGCTTTATCAAGCGCGAGTGCCAATCCAAATGTCATAAATAATGCTAATCACGCTAGTAGTAGTAGGCCTAATGCAATCATTGCTGGTAATGCGTATGGTGCTTTAAATAGCCAGGTGGGGCAGCAGGTTAACGCTAATAATGCTCCAACAGTACCATCTGCGTTTATACCAATGCCGGTACCAATgtcaagtacaaatatcaattcacATGCCATGTCTCATAATGCTAATGTTGCTACTAATACAATAGTCAATGATGGTAATGCTATAAATGTCGATATGAATGTATCATTGAGTGACCAGCTTCGATATGGGGTCAATCCTTTAACATCAGTATGTAGTCCATTGGGTACGGGGATTCCACagacaatgaaaacaaaaataattaatgggGAGTACGTAGATCTGGCAATACTTTTGGAAAAAAGTAACCCAAATAAGCGAGTGGAGGAAGATCATGACCTATCGTTATCAATCAGTGAAGGGGGAGGATTGTATGGAAAAATGCAAAGCCAAAGAAATATATTACTTCAATTTATGCGTGGACAAACGCATTCCTCATTTTTACTTCTGTATTTTTAGAAGCACACCTCATCGTGCTCAGGAGTTATTGAAGTATATGCAGACAATTAGAACTGCGGCTTCCAGATTTGGTGGGTGGGGTGGCGAAGTTATGATCAACAGTATAGAATGAGGCAGCAAAGTCACCCGCAAAGTTCTTGGGCAGTTTTAGATGCAGAATTATGGGCTGTGTATGTTGCCGCGCCGGGGTACCCACATTCAATCCGTATAACGGGTAGTAGGTTTTCTAACCAGACTGTTAATTCTTCAGCAGTGAATTCATATACAAATTATCGGGCGGTAATTTTCGAATTTTCGTGCCAGGGGACAAGTCAAGGCGGGTTTCGCCAGCAATACGTTGGAAGAAACTTTGCAGCCGCAAGTCCAACCGCACCCACACAAAAAGGGGGCAATGTGTGCTTTGATTTCAACAAGCAAGGATGTATCAGAAGAAACTGCATATATATCCACAAATGCACACGCTATGGGACCAAAATCATTCAGCAACACGATGCAAAAAATGGAGCAAGTAAATTgtgtaataataattacagcaatgcTATCACAGGTCCAGATACCAATTGCACATGTTGCAAGTATCCATCCCCAATTAAATTAAAATCTCTTGTTCCTTTATTAGACCAATATCCTGATGTGTCATCAGCAAAAATACTTAAAGAAGGATTTTCAGATGGatttaaattgcattttttaGGGGAGAGGGTAGCAAGGGAGGCTCAGAATTTACCATCAGTGAGGCAATTTCCTGATAGGGCAATTGAAAAACTTAACAAAGAAATACAAGCAAAGCGAATTGCAGGTCCATTCACTGTTTGCCCGATGGAAAATTTAATAGTTTCACCAATTGGTTTAGTACCGAAATCAGAACCAGGAAAATTCAGACTTATTCAACATCTTTCGTTTCCGGAGGGGGGGTCCATAAATGATGGAATTGATCAAAAAATCTGTAAGGTAAAATGCGCATGTTTTGATGTTGCAGTTAAATTAGTAGCAGGAGTAGGAAAGGGGGCAGAAATGGCCAAAGCAGATATTCAATCAGCATTTAGGCTTTTACCAATCCACCCGGATGATTTTCAATTATTGGGCATGAAGGTTTTAGATCAGTATTACGTTGATAAAGCTCTGCCAATGGGGGCCATGTTCACCGGCACTATTTGAAAAATTCTCAACTTTCATTGAATGGGCGGTGAAAAAAGCAGCGGTACTGATAGAGTTACACACTATATGGATGACTTCTTTCTTACTGGGCCGCATGACGGAGTGCGATATAAGTCATGCGGTCAGCtcgtaaaatgttttgaaaacgctTGCGAAAATTTAGGAGTTCGTTGGCGCCAGATAAATCAGTAGGCCCAGcaacaaaaattacatatttaggACTGGAGATTGACTCAATAAAGCAGATCATTGCGATTCCTCAAGACAAGTTAAAAAGCATTCAGGTGAAAATCAGTAGCGCCTTAAAATCAACGAAAATCTCGTTGAAGGATTTACAATCCGTAATAGGATCCCTTTCATTTGTTTGTAAGGCAGTGTCCCCTGGAAGGGCGTTTCTACGGAGATTAATAGATTTGACATGCGGGGAACAGAAATCGAGGCGTAGAATAGAATTAAATCAAGGGGCAAAAGAGGATTTGAAAATGTGGGTCTTATTTCTGGAACGATTCAATGGCATGATTATAATccctgaccaaatatggtcaggggaggaagatttgcaactttttacAGATGCCAGCGCAAGTATTGGGTGTGGAGGCTATTTCAGAGgcaaatggtttcaaagtaaatggCCAGATCAGGTTGAAAAGCATTCTATTGCGTGGTTGGAATTGTTTCCAGTAGTAGTGGCGATAGTTTTGTGGGGGGATCAGCTAGTAGGAAAACGAATAATGGTGAGATCAGACAATCAATCAGTAGTGGCGATTATTAACAAACAAACGCCAAAGTGCCCAAAAATAATGACTTTGGTTcgctttttttttacattacaaTGTTTAAAGTCAAATGTTGCCTTTTTAGCAAAAAACATATTCCAGGCAAACGAAATGACATTGGATGCTCTCTCACGCTTCCAGATGGAGCGTTTCGGAGGATGGCGCCAGAGGCAGAGGCAGAAGGTATTCAGGTGCCAACATTTCTTTGGAAGATTTAGAGCGTGTAAGCCAGCAATTGCTGAGGGCATCAATGACAACTTCAACATGGGATTCATACAGAGCAAGTGTCAActcatttttaaaatttagaGATCAATTTCAATTGGGTCAAGATTGGCCAGTGCCCCAGAGTCACTTAATGGCATTCATTGCAT of Amphiura filiformis chromosome 14, Afil_fr2py, whole genome shotgun sequence contains these proteins:
- the LOC140170466 gene encoding uncharacterized protein, with amino-acid sequence MGKRNQRGRGSRNQRGRGSRGGRGGANREVQTGRVQAPTGERQTRAQARAINQLVQDNGQENVVEIQQGAGQQPEPIPVQERPAMVPVDAQQVPVQRPMPIPVVEQPRLMADQLLAERSMRTWILGDSIIRRAGNKNTQLHGGGECYWDGKPGGQISFIISRLRWLLGQYQFPTTIILHIGTNDIFKANLGQLRSSITEMLMTIRQLLPFTRIVWSDILFRWLIL